The Nitrospinota bacterium genome includes a region encoding these proteins:
- a CDS encoding type II toxin-antitoxin system VapC family toxin — MLYFDTSFVAPLLMQEETSVKVERFFARLKAGELAVSQWTLVEFSSLLAREVRMGGLESGAAARIDNEFISLIGASFVILPVDGRDFRLARSFVQKYASGLRAGDALHLAVCSNNKVKTVYSLDKRFVEAGRMLSLPTSHGI, encoded by the coding sequence ATGCTCTATTTTGACACCAGCTTTGTCGCCCCGCTTCTTATGCAAGAGGAAACAAGCGTGAAGGTGGAGCGGTTTTTCGCCCGTCTTAAGGCTGGAGAATTGGCGGTCAGCCAATGGACGCTCGTCGAATTCTCTTCCCTGCTGGCCCGTGAGGTCCGGATGGGCGGTCTGGAAAGCGGAGCTGCCGCCAGGATCGACAATGAATTTATCTCCTTGATAGGGGCGTCGTTTGTAATCCTTCCTGTGGACGGCCGTGATTTCAGGCTGGCGCGCAGTTTTGTCCAGAAATATGCAAGTGGCCTCCGGGCGGGGGACGCACTCCATCTTGCGGTCTGTTCGAACAACAAGGTCAAGACAGTTTACAGCCTGGACAAACGGTTTGTGGAGGCCGGCCGGATGCTCAGCCTGCCAACAAGCCATGGGATATAA
- a CDS encoding type II toxin-antitoxin system prevent-host-death family antitoxin, with protein sequence MVTISVAKAKAGLSGLLERAESGEEVVITRHGKPVARLSAVEAPKKKPPSLAEFRKRAPAWSKASVKLLRQMRDEGL encoded by the coding sequence ATGGTCACTATAAGCGTCGCAAAGGCGAAGGCGGGATTGAGCGGCCTGCTTGAACGGGCGGAGTCGGGCGAGGAAGTTGTGATAACCAGGCATGGCAAGCCGGTCGCCCGGCTTTCGGCAGTGGAGGCTCCCAAAAAAAAACCGCCCTCTTTGGCGGAATTCCGGAAGCGTGCGCCGGCCTGGAGCAAGGCAAGCGTCAAACTGCTCCGGCAAATGCGCGATGAAGGTCTTTAA
- a CDS encoding HU family DNA-binding protein, with the protein MAGKKPMTKAQIADAVAAKAGLTKKLAAQIIDDLAALAHKEAKNGFTLPGLGKLVLVNRKARKGRNPRTGEVIKIPAKKVVKFRVAKACKDAVLGAK; encoded by the coding sequence ATGGCTGGAAAAAAACCGATGACCAAGGCCCAGATCGCCGACGCAGTCGCCGCCAAGGCCGGACTTACAAAAAAGCTCGCCGCGCAGATCATTGATGACCTGGCCGCGCTGGCCCACAAGGAGGCCAAGAACGGCTTCACGCTGCCGGGCCTGGGCAAGCTTGTGCTCGTCAACCGCAAGGCCCGCAAGGGGCGCAACCCGCGCACCGGCGAAGTGATCAAGATCCCGGCCAAGAAAGTGGTGAAGTTCCGCGTGGCCAAGGCGTGCAAGGACGCCGTGCTCGGCGCGAAATAG
- a CDS encoding NAD(P)H-hydrate dehydratase encodes MIKIVTAAQMREIDRRAIGETGVPGSTLMENAGLAVVKTIRDRIPDLRKVRVNIFAGKGNNGGDGFVTARHLLNMGAEPTVFLATHKDEVKGDAKLNLDAFAAMGGRVKEFTSEKHIHNFKLKFMHTTVVVDALFGTGLTSAVTGFFTEILDVMNGQGKLKVAVDIPSGVNADSGVIPGAHFTADVTVTFGLPKIGLVTYPARAAAGELVIADISIPRKVLEESPFAALLPEIADIKRMLPKRAMDGHKGTFGHLLIGAGSTGMGGAAALCSLAALRMGTGLVTAALPSGLVGPFETGVMEVIARPLAQTESGSIASDAADIFIQAAGAMQAVILGPGLSTHPSTAAFAKRAVAEIEAPMVVDADGLNCLGHGADIIKNRTAPTVITPHPGEMARLTGAGVDEIQSDRIGAALALAGQSGAVVVLKGAGTVIATPDGKAYVNPTGNHGLACAGTGDVLAGMIGGLLAQGVNAENAAVAGVYLHGLAADIFAKEHGDPRGLIASDLIKLLPDVFGRL; translated from the coding sequence ATGATAAAGATCGTCACCGCAGCCCAGATGCGGGAAATCGACCGGCGCGCCATCGGGGAAACGGGAGTGCCCGGCTCCACTCTGATGGAAAACGCCGGGCTGGCGGTGGTGAAGACGATACGGGACAGGATCCCGGACCTTCGCAAAGTCCGGGTGAACATCTTCGCGGGCAAAGGGAACAACGGCGGGGACGGCTTTGTGACCGCCCGCCACCTTCTGAACATGGGGGCGGAGCCCACGGTGTTCCTCGCCACGCATAAAGACGAGGTCAAGGGGGACGCGAAGCTTAACTTGGACGCCTTCGCGGCCATGGGGGGCCGGGTGAAAGAGTTCACCTCCGAAAAGCACATCCACAACTTTAAACTCAAGTTCATGCACACCACCGTGGTGGTGGACGCTTTATTCGGGACCGGGCTGACATCGGCCGTCACCGGTTTTTTCACCGAAATACTGGACGTGATGAACGGCCAGGGGAAACTTAAGGTGGCGGTGGACATCCCGTCGGGGGTGAACGCGGACAGCGGGGTGATCCCCGGCGCCCATTTTACGGCGGACGTGACGGTGACTTTCGGCCTGCCGAAAATCGGGCTTGTCACCTACCCTGCCCGAGCCGCCGCGGGAGAACTTGTCATCGCGGACATCTCGATCCCGCGCAAGGTGCTCGAGGAATCGCCATTCGCCGCGCTATTGCCGGAAATCGCGGACATAAAGCGTATGCTGCCCAAAAGAGCGATGGACGGCCACAAGGGGACTTTCGGGCATTTATTGATAGGCGCAGGGTCCACCGGGATGGGGGGGGCGGCGGCCTTATGCTCGCTTGCCGCGTTGCGCATGGGGACCGGGCTTGTGACAGCGGCGCTCCCCTCAGGCCTTGTGGGGCCGTTTGAGACCGGCGTGATGGAGGTGATCGCAAGACCGCTTGCGCAGACCGAAAGCGGCTCCATCGCCTCGGATGCGGCGGACATTTTCATACAGGCCGCTGGCGCCATGCAGGCCGTTATATTAGGCCCGGGTCTTTCCACACATCCCTCCACCGCAGCGTTCGCAAAGCGGGCCGTGGCGGAAATCGAGGCGCCGATGGTGGTGGACGCGGACGGATTAAACTGCCTCGGGCATGGGGCGGACATCATAAAAAACCGGACGGCTCCGACGGTCATCACCCCCCATCCCGGGGAGATGGCCCGGCTCACCGGGGCCGGCGTTGATGAAATACAATCGGACAGGATCGGCGCGGCATTGGCCCTTGCCGGGCAAAGCGGGGCGGTGGTGGTCCTTAAAGGGGCCGGGACGGTGATCGCCACGCCGGACGGAAAAGCTTATGTGAACCCAACAGGAAACCACGGCCTGGCCTGCGCCGGGACCGGGGACGTGCTCGCCGGCATGATAGGGGGGCTACTGGCGCAAGGAGTCAATGCGGAGAACGCCGCCGTGGCGGGGGTTTACCTGCACGGGCTTGCCGCGGACATTTTCGCAAAGGAGCATGGCGATCCCCGGGGCCTCATCGCCTCCGACCTTATAAAACTTCTTCCAGACGTATTTGGGAGGTTGTAA
- a CDS encoding chemotaxis protein CheV, with protein sequence MSTQQEILLESGTNEFEIVEFVIANQSYGVNVAKVREIIQYDAKAVTQLPENHPSMLGLYFLRGDTFPLIDLSVTLKVDKEKQPARQVILVCEFNALVNGFLVDGVRQIRRCSWEDVKPVTTFQSQYRPMVTSTVHIEDRQILILDLEHIISVIYPDTGVTFDEEKLPPKEISRGEARLVIAEDSPLIREAIIKILRKVGYANAQVFTNGKDAFDEVTRVKRSADEAGVDISEMLNGVITDIEMPQMDGLTFCKRVRTELNLPNLPVIMFSSMINEQMAAKCRDVGANAFTTKPQTSHLVEIIDYYCLKK encoded by the coding sequence ATGAGCACGCAACAGGAAATCCTGCTGGAAAGCGGAACAAACGAATTCGAGATAGTCGAGTTCGTCATCGCAAACCAAAGCTACGGGGTGAACGTGGCCAAGGTGCGGGAGATCATCCAGTATGACGCCAAGGCGGTGACCCAACTGCCGGAAAACCACCCTTCCATGCTGGGGCTTTACTTCCTGCGGGGAGACACTTTCCCGCTGATAGACCTTAGCGTCACCCTCAAGGTGGACAAGGAAAAGCAGCCGGCGCGGCAGGTGATTTTGGTGTGCGAGTTCAACGCACTTGTGAACGGATTCCTGGTGGACGGGGTGCGGCAGATCCGCCGCTGCTCCTGGGAGGACGTAAAGCCGGTGACCACCTTCCAGAGCCAGTACCGGCCGATGGTCACAAGCACCGTGCATATAGAGGACCGGCAGATACTGATCCTGGACCTGGAGCACATAATATCGGTGATATACCCGGACACGGGGGTAACATTTGACGAGGAGAAGCTTCCACCAAAGGAGATCAGCCGTGGCGAGGCGCGGCTTGTGATCGCGGAGGACTCGCCGCTGATACGGGAGGCGATAATCAAGATACTGCGCAAGGTGGGCTACGCGAACGCGCAGGTGTTCACCAACGGCAAGGACGCTTTCGACGAGGTGACCCGTGTCAAACGCAGCGCCGACGAGGCGGGGGTGGACATCAGCGAGATGCTCAACGGGGTGATAACCGACATCGAGATGCCCCAGATGGACGGGCTGACTTTTTGCAAAAGGGTGCGCACGGAGCTTAACCTGCCCAACCTGCCGGTTATAATGTTCTCCTCGATGATAAACGAGCAGATGGCCGCCAAGTGCCGGGACGTGGGGGCCAACGCATTCACCACCAAGCCGCAGACCAGCCACCTTGTGGAAATAATAGACTACTACTGCCTGAAGAAGTGA
- the mdh gene encoding malate dehydrogenase, with protein sequence MSKKKITVIGAGNVGATTAQLLAYKKLGNVCLVDVVEGVPQGKGLDLMESAPLENFDCNIVGTNSYEETANSDVVVMTAGVARKPGMTREDLRDINAGIVKSCAEQVKKYSPNCFMIVVTNPLDTMAWVAMKYSGLPKHRIVGMAGVLDSTRFRSFIAMELGVSNEDVHATVLGLHGEDMVPMPRLSSVAGIPITELLSKAKIDAMVERTRQGGGEIVKLLKTGSAFYAPASSVVNMVESIILEKNRIVAAAAYLEGEYGLDGIFMGVPVKLNWNGIEKIIDLKLTVEEQAELRRSADAVKKSVAQLKV encoded by the coding sequence ATGTCGAAGAAAAAGATAACGGTGATCGGGGCTGGCAACGTGGGCGCCACAACGGCCCAGCTTCTGGCGTACAAGAAACTCGGCAACGTCTGCCTTGTGGACGTTGTGGAGGGGGTGCCGCAGGGGAAGGGGCTCGACCTTATGGAGTCCGCGCCGCTGGAGAATTTCGACTGCAACATCGTGGGCACAAACTCCTATGAGGAGACGGCCAACTCCGACGTGGTGGTGATGACCGCCGGCGTGGCGCGAAAACCGGGGATGACCCGGGAAGACCTGCGCGACATCAACGCCGGGATCGTGAAAAGCTGCGCCGAACAGGTGAAAAAATACTCCCCCAACTGCTTTATGATCGTGGTCACAAACCCGCTGGACACCATGGCCTGGGTGGCCATGAAATATTCCGGGCTGCCCAAGCACAGGATCGTGGGTATGGCCGGGGTGCTGGACTCCACCCGGTTCCGCTCTTTTATCGCCATGGAGCTTGGCGTCTCCAACGAGGACGTGCACGCAACGGTGCTCGGCCTTCACGGGGAGGACATGGTGCCCATGCCCCGGCTTTCGTCGGTGGCGGGGATACCGATCACGGAGCTTTTGTCAAAAGCCAAGATAGACGCCATGGTGGAACGCACCAGGCAGGGAGGCGGCGAGATAGTAAAGCTGCTCAAGACCGGATCGGCCTTTTACGCCCCGGCGTCGTCGGTTGTGAACATGGTGGAGTCCATCATCCTGGAGAAGAACAGGATTGTGGCCGCCGCCGCGTACCTTGAAGGGGAATACGGCCTGGACGGCATATTCATGGGCGTCCCGGTGAAGCTCAACTGGAACGGGATCGAGAAGATCATAGACCTGAAACTCACCGTCGAGGAACAGGCGGAATTGCGCCGCTCGGCGGACGCTGTGAAGAAATCGGTGGCCCAGCTTAAAGTGTAG